In Melospiza melodia melodia isolate bMelMel2 chromosome 11, bMelMel2.pri, whole genome shotgun sequence, the following proteins share a genomic window:
- the ANGPTL3 gene encoding angiopoietin-related protein 3 — protein MMKIIAVLLFLAPLALPAPADKDFFSVGSAASPETKSRFAMLDDVRILANGLLQLGHGLKDFVHKTKGQINDIFQKLYIFDRSFYELSLQTSEIKEEEEQLRQTTARLQINNEEIKNLSQEMNLKIEDLIQNKIQLQEQVWGLEDKVTKLAISQPSVQETKEISSLKAFVEQQDNDIKQLLRIVEDQHEQLDRQHNQIMELEDKLNHIELLELLENSFLEEQQEAEPIPSAVHRPTAGTYRADGSAADCTALYHTGVQTSGVYTIQPNGSEAFNVYCETKFGTSWTVIQKRVDGSLDFNQTWDAYTNGFGDLNEEFWLGLKKIYSITQQGNYLLRIELQDWRGNRRHIEYSFSLGGPSTNFTLQLARTSGSIPNALPEHARLRFSIGDTAGGPSCPQSHPGGWWHSECEETNLNGNYVTPRSRGRLDRGKGLYWKPKKGRYYLLKSTKIMIHPTDLKSFD, from the exons atgaTGAAGATCATTGCAGTTTTACTGTTCCTGGCCCCGCtggctctcccagctccagctgacaAGGATTTTTTCTCCGTGGGTTCCGCCGCATCTCCCGAAACGAAATCGCGATTTGCGATGTTGGACGACGTCCGAATCTTGGCCAACGGGCTCctccagctgggccatggcctcAAAGACTTTGTCCACAAGACCAAGGGGCAGATCAATGACATCTTTCAGAAGCTCTACATCTTTGACAGGTCCTTTTACGAGCTCTCCCTGCAAACCAGCGAAATCAAGGAGGAAGAGGAACAGCTCCGGCAAACCACGGCCAGGCTGCAAATCAACAACGAGGAGATAAAGAACCTCTCACAGGAGATGAACCTCAAGATTGAAGACCTCATCCAAAACAAAATCCAGCTGCAGGAGCAAGTGTGGGGACTGGAGGACAAGGTCACCAAACTGGCCATTTCCCAGCCTTCGGTGCAAGAGACAAAAGAAATTTCTTCACTCAAA gCTTTTGTGGAGCAGCAGGACAACGACATCAAGCAGCTCCTGAGGATCGTGGAGGACCAGCACGAGCAGCTGGACAGGCAGCACAACCAGATCATGGAGCTGGAGGACAAG CTAAACCACATcgagctcctggagctgctggagaattccttcctggaggagcagcaggaggcagagcccATCCCCTCTGCTGTGCACAGGCCCACGGCTGGGACATACAGAGCTGATG GTTCTGCTGCTGACTGCACTGCCCTCTACCACACTGGGGTGCAGACCAGTGGGGTCTACACTATTCAGCCCAATGGCTCAGAAGCTTTCAATGTCTACTGTGAAACAAAATTTG GCACATCCTGGACTGTAATCCAGAAGAGAGTGGACGGATCGCTGGACTTCAACCAAACTTGGGATGCCTACACAAATGGTTTTGGTGACCTCAATG AGGAATTCTGGCTGGGCCTGAAGAAGATCTACTCCATCACCCAGCAGGGGAATTACCTGCTGCGGATCGAGCTGCAGGACTGGAGGGGCAACAGGAGGCACATCGAGTACAGCTTCAGCCTGGGGGGCCCCAGCACCAACTTCACCCTGCAGCTGGCCAGGACGTCGGGCAGCATTCCCAACGCGCTGCCCGAGCACGCCCGGCTCCGCTTCTCCATCGGGGACACGGCCGggggccccagctgcccccagagccaCCCAG GAGGCTGGTGGCACAGTGAGTGTGAGGAAACCAACCTGAACGGGAACTACGTCACACCACGGTCCAGGGGGAGGCTGGACAGAGGAAAAGGTCTCTACTGGAAGCCTAAGAAAGGAAGATACTACCTGCTCAAGTCAACCAAAATAATGATCCACCCAACAGACTTAAAAAGCTTTGACTGA